DNA from Geobacter sulfurreducens PCA:
ACTCCGCACACAGTGCAGAGGGGCGAGCCGATCGGCTTTGCCCGGGCGAGGCAGGCGGGGCAGAGGTGAAGCTTCTCCGCCCCCGGGATGGGGGCGCGACACAGGTGGCAGAGGGGAGGGAAGAGGATGTCGAGCAGCGCCCGGACGATCACCGGCTAGAGCCCCATGTCTTCGTTCACCACCAGGACCCTGAGGTCCGTGAGCCGGGGGTTGCGGTCGATCACCGTGGTGATCCGGCAGATCCGGTCCGGGGAGTTGCAGTCGGAGCAGAAGCCGGTGGTGGCGCAGGGTGTCTTGTAGCTGAGCCGTCGGGCGTTGGGGGGCGATGCCCACTCCTTCACCCGTGCGATGGCCTCGGTCACCCCGCCGTCCACGATTTTGTTCCTGCCGGCGACCACGATCACCGTGCGCGGGCCGAAGAACATGGAGGCAACCCGGTTCCCCGTGGCATCGATGTTCACGAGCCAGCCAGAGAGGGTAAGGGCGTTGGTACCGGTGAGAAAGAGGTCGCAGGTGAGCTGACGTCGCATGATGGCAACACGTTCCTCAAGAGAAAGTCCCGGCAGGCCGTGGATCAGGAGCTCTTTGTCCATCTCCCTGAGCCGGTCGATCACCTGCAGGTCAACTACCGACAGGGAGCCGCCGAAACCAATGCTCCGGGCGTCCACCGCCTCGGTCAGGATGTAGTCGAAGGCCTCCCTGCCGCTCGGGCAATAGACGGCGGTGAAGCCGTTCTTCTCAAGTGCGGCCACTGCCTTGCGGCACTTCTGTTCATGGGTCCAGTCCACGAGTTCCGTGGTAAGTGACATGGTTAGACTCCTTTCTTCAGGGGGTCACGGTCCCAGAAGCCGCATGTACTCGGCATAGGGAATCTGAGATTTCCAGTGTCCGGTGGCGCGCCCCGCAACGGATCCTCCAACGAAGATCACCACCACCAGCACGGCGAAGACGGTGCCGCTGACCGCCACCCGCCTGCCGGTGAGCTTCATGGACAGGGCTCCCTGGGCGCGGCAGTGGCTGACGCAGCGCCAGCAGCCGATGCACTCTTCCGAATGGACCCGCTCCTTGGCCATGACTGGGATGTAGGCCGGACAGACCTGGGTGCAGACTCCGCAGGAGACGCAGACGGTCCGCTCCCGCGTCACCTTCACCGGCGAGAGGAGGGAGACGAGGCCGAGCAGCGCTCCGTAGGGGCAGAGGTAGCGGCAGAAGGGGTTGCGCACAGGCAGCGACAGGACCAGCAGCACCAGGATGACCACCAAGGGGATGCCTGACAGGTGCAGGAAGAAGTTCAGCAGTTTCACATCGGCAATCAGGTGATCATCCATGAAAATGAAGGCCTTTACCGCCGGAGGTGGCATGACCCACAGAATTGAATAGAGAAAGAAGGCCAAAAGCAGGTACTTCAGGCCGCGCAGGGCCACATCGAGCCAGCGGGGAGGCCTCAGATTGCGGCGGAAGAGGGTGAAACCACGCTTCCAGAGCAGTTCCGACAGGGTCCCCACAGGGCAGATCCAGGAGCAGAAGGAGCGCTTGAGCAAGAGCGACACCGCTACTACCGTCACAAAGACCACCACGGCCGCGGGATGCACCGGATTTATTGTGCCGCCGGCAAACCAGTCCTTGAGCCCCAGCAGGCCCGATATGGGCAGAAATCCGTCCACGCCGTCGGGGCGGGGCACAAAGGGGGTCGCGCCCCCTGTGCGGAAGTGCTGTACGAAGAGATACAACCGCACCCCCAGGTAGAGCATGAAAACAAGAAATCCCAACTGGATGGCGATGCGGAGGGGTTGCATGTAGCGGTTGCTCATGTTGATCTCCCGTTGAGACATATTGTGTCGCGATGTCCTGGTACCCTTTCCGTATCAGATACTCAAGGAGGCTGCCATGGAACCGCTTGTCGCCTTTGGCGTTATTCTCGTTGTCTACTGTGCCGGCATCGCCCTTGCGGACGTGTTGCGCGACCGGCCCGTTCCCCGAGGGGAGGCACAGGGGGCCTCACAACCCCGTCCCCTGGTCAGGGAACGTCGCAGAGCCGCTGCAGTTCGAGGTCGAGGAGGTAGCGCGGCTGCACGTTGCCCAGAGCGCGCAGCAGGCTCCGCTTGACTGCCGGGTTTTCCTTTTCCAGTTCGGTCAGGAGCTTTTTCATCCGCCGGCGCTGGAGATCAGCGGTGCCGCAGACCGGGCAAGAGCAGCAAACCACCGGAAAGCGGTTCTCCCGGGCAAAGGGGATGATCTCCCGTTCCTCCACGTAGACCAGCGGCCGGATTACCGTTGTCTCGCCGTTGTCGGCCAGCATCCGGGGCGCCATGGCTTTGAGGGTCCCCACAAAGAACTGGTTCAGAAGCAGGGTCTCCACGAAATCGTCCAGGTGATGTCCCAGGGCCAGTTTGTTGCAGCCCAATTTCTGGGCCAGGGTATAGAGGACGCCGCGCTTCAGCCGGGCGCAGATGGAGCAGTAGGACGAGCCGGGGCGGCGCTTTTCGCGGATGATGTCATAGTGGTCCGTGGTCTCCAGGTGGTGGGCAAACCCTTGTTCCCGCAAGTAGGAGGCTATCACGTCGCTGCGGAATCCGGGGTAGCCGGAATCGATGGTGACGGCAACCAGCTCGTATTTCACCGGTGCCCGGCGCCGCAGTCCCTCAAGGATGTGCAGCAGGGTGTACGAGTCTTTGCCCCCGGACACCGCCACCGCGATCCGATCCCCGTCCCGGATGAGGCCGAAGTCGGCCACTGCCCGGCCCACGGCATTTTTTATCTTCTTGTATCGTATGTTATCGATGAATTCCACCCGAATCTCCCTTCCGTGCAAGCCCTCAGGGTAGCGGAAACGCGCCGGTTTCGTCAAGGCGTGCCATCCGGGCATTCAGGTCTCTCCTTGTCCGGATGCCCGACTGCTGGTACCATGGGGCCATGTCATCATTCCCCGTGAACGAACGGCAGACCGTCATTGTCCACGTGGCGGTTCCGCTTCCGCTCGATGCCCCCTTTTCCTACCGCGTGCCCGCTCCGCTGGCTCCGGCGGCTGCGGTGGGGCGGCGGCTCCTCGTCCCCTTCGGCCGACGGAAAGTGACCGGCTACGTGCTGGAGGTTGCCGATGACGACGGACGGGAGCTGCGCGACGTTCTTGAGTTCCTGGACGATGGCCCCCTCTTCACACCCGGCGAACTGGCTCTGTACCGCTGGGCTTCTTCCTATTATCTCCACCCCCTCGGCGAGGTGATCAAGGCGGCGCTCCCGGCGGGGATCAACGTCCAGAGTCGCCGCGGCGCGGGCCTGGACGAGGGAGAGCTCACCGGTGGCCGCTCGGTGAAGACCGAACGGGTCTATCGCGCCGTTGCCGAGGTGCCGGATACTGTCCCTCCGCCGGGCAAGGCCTCGGAGCTGCTGGCGCACCTGGCGGAGCGGGAGGAGGAATCGGCGTCGGAGCTGCGGCGTCTCTTCGGTGAATGTTCAGTTCAGCTCAGGCGGCTGCGGGAGCTGGGATTCGTGGAGATGGCTGAGCGGGAAATCTACCGGGACCCGTTCCGGATGGAAGCCGTTGGTCACGACCGTCCCCTTGAGCTCAACGAGCGGCAGTCCGCTGCCCTGGTCCGGCTGCGGGCGGCCCTGGACGCTGGACGGTTCACCCCTTTCCTGCTCCGGGGCGTCACCGGCAGCGGCAAGACGGAAGTCTATCTCCAGGCCATCGCCCATTGTCTCGAACAGGGAAGGAGCGCCTTGGTCCTGGTCCCCGAGATCGCCCTCACTCCCCAGCTGGTAAGCCGGTTCCGCCGGCGGTTCCGGTGCGGGGTGGCAGTGCTCCACAGCGGTCTCTCCGATGGAGAGCGCTTCGATGAATGGCGCCGGATCCGCCGGGGTGAGGCGGCCATCGTCATCGGTGCCCGCTCGGCGATTTTCGCTCCTCTGGCCGATCTGGGCATGATCGTGGTGGACGAGGAACACGAAGGTTCTTACAAGCAGGGGGAGGGGTTCCGCTACAACGCCCGCGACATGGCCCTGGTACGGGGCAAGATGGCCGGGGCTTGCGTGGTCCTCGGCACCGCTACGCCCCAGGTCACTACCTGGTATGCGGTTGCCGGCGGCAAGCTCGAATGCCTCGATCTCCCCGAACGGGTGAACGGCCTTCCCCTGCCGTCGGCAGAGATCATCGACGTCCGGGGTGCCAGGGGACATGTCCTCCATCCACGCCTCGCCGCGGAGGTGGAGGCGAACCTGGCGCGCGGCGAGCAAACCCTCCTCTTCCTCAACCGCCGCGGCTTCTCCACCTGGCTCACCTGCGAAGAATGCGGCCACGTGCTCCGCTGCCCGAATTGCCAGGTAACCCTCACCTACCACCAGGGCAGGAACCGGCACATCTGCCACTACTGCGATTATGCCGTTCCGGCCCCGTCCATGTGTCCGGGGTGCGGCTGCGGACGGATCATCCACCTGGGGCTCGGCACCGAACAGGTGGAAGCGTACGTGCGGGAGCACTTTCCCCATGCCCGGGTGGACCGGATGGACCGGGACACCACTGCCCGCAGGGGGGGGCACGCCCGGATCCTGCGCAAGGTGGCGGAGCGACAGACCGACATCCTCATCGGCACCCAGATGGTGGCCAAAGGGCATGACTTCCCGGGGATCACCCTGGTGGGGATACTGTCGGTGGAATCGACCCTCAATATCCCCGATTACCGGAGTGCCGAGCGGACGTTCCAGCTGGTGACCCAACTCATCGGACGGGCAGGACGGGGGGATGATCCGGGCCGGGTGCTGATCCAGAGCCTCAATCCCGATCACTACGCCCTGGCCCACGCCGTGGCCGGCGATATGGACGGTTTTTACGGGGCAGAACTGGCGTTCCGCCAGGAGACCGGCTACCCCCCCTTTGCCCATCTGGCGGCCCTCTGTCTGAGCGGCACCGCCGCATCGGCCGTGGAGCGGACAAGTGAGCTCCTGGCGGCGCGGCTGCGCGAATTGCGCCGGGATGGGGGCGGGCGGGTCGAGATTCTGGGGCCCGCGCCCGCGCCCCTGGCCAAGCTTCGCGGCCGTTTCCGCCGGCAGATCCTTCTGAAGGCCGCAGGCCGGACTGCCCTCCATCGCCTCGTCTGTCGGGCGCGCGAGAGCTTCCAGCCTCAGGCTGGCGTGAGGCTCCTGGTTGACATCGACCCCGTGGATCTCATGTAAACCCCCATGCCCCTCGTTTAGATTTGATTTTTCCCGCCGCAATTGGCTATTATCAAAAAGATTAACCCATTACGGAAGGTTCAGACCATGGTACGCACGATCCTCACCTATCCCGATCCGGTGCTGAAGAAAAAAGCGGTGCCGGTTACCATCATCAACGACGCCACCCGTGAACTGGTTCGCGACATGGCCGAAACCATGTACGATGCCCAGGGCGTCGGGCTGGCGGCCCCCCAGATCGGCGTGAGCCAGCGGGTCATCGTCATTGATGTTTCACAGCGCGACGAGCGGCCCGAGCTGATCGTCTGCATCAACCCGGTCATCATTCATGGCGAGGGAGAGTCCTACGAGGAGGAGGGGTGCCTTTCGGTCCCCAAGTACTCGGCCAATGTCCACCGCCACGAGCGGGTGGTGGTCAAGTCCCTCAACCTGGAGGGAGAGGAGGTCGTCCATCGGGCGGAGGGACTGCTTGCCATCGCCTTTCAGCATGAGATCGACCACCTGGACGGCGTCCTTTTTGTGGATCACCTCTCCGCGCTCAAGAAGGAAATGTTCAAGAAAAAATACCGCCGCATGACCGAAGAGGAGTGAGGATCAACCTATGGCCGGACTGCGCATCATCTTCATGGGAACCCCCGAATTTGCCTGCCCCACGCTCAGGAAGCTGATCGAGCGCGGCGAGGAGGTCATCGCCGTCGTCACCCAGCCCGACCGTCCCAAGGGGCGCGGCCAGAAGCTCGTGCCGCCACCGGTGAAGGCCCTGGCCCAAGAGCACGACATCCCGGTGCTCCAGCCCCTCAAGGTGCGAACCCCGGAGTCCGTCGATGAGATTCGCCGGCTCGCCCCCGATCTCATCGTCGTCGTGGCCTTCGGCCAGATTCTGCCCCAGAGCCTGCTCGATATCCCGAAGCACGGCTGTATCAACATTCATGCCTCGCTCCTTCCCCGCTACCGGGGAGCGGCTCCTCTCAACTGGTGTCTCATCAACGGCGAGACCGAGACCGGAATCACTACCATGATGATGGATGCGGGCCTCGACACCGGGGACATGCTCGTGAAACGGGCCATCCCCATCGGGCCCGACGAGGATGCCCAGTCCCTCCATGACCGCCTGTCGCAATTGGGTGCCGAGACCATCGACGAGACCCTCGATCTCTTGCTGGCCGGCAAACTGGTGCGCGAAAAGCAGGATGATTCCCTCACCTGCTACGCTCCCATGCTCAAGAAGGAGGATGGCCTCGTCGACTGGACCCGAGAGCCGGTGCAAGTCAAGAACCAGGTGCGGGGCTTTACCCCGTGGCCGGGAGCCTATACCTTCCTGGACGGGAAGACCCTCAAGCTCTACCGGGTGGCTGTCGCCGGTGAAACCGGCGAGCCCGGCGAGATCCTGAGGGTTGGCAGGGAGGGGATTCTCGTGGGATGCGGCTCCGGCAGCATTCTGATCCAGGAGTTGCAGCTGGAGGGACGCAAGCGGCTCCCGACTGCCGAGTTTCTTGCCGGATTCCGCCTGGAACCGGGAACGCGCCTCGGTGAGGCAGGGAGCGTGGAGCACTGACAATGGCGGAACACCCTCCCCAGAAACGTCTGTTCATCGCCCTGATGGGGCTTACCTGCCTCCTGATCGTGGGGGGAATCTACCTTCTCTGGTGGGTACCCACCACCGGGCTCGCTAATATCCATCCGAGCCTGCCGAGGGTTGTGGGAATCGTGCTCGGCGGCCTCTCGCTCCT
Protein-coding regions in this window:
- a CDS encoding lactate utilization protein, yielding MSLTTELVDWTHEQKCRKAVAALEKNGFTAVYCPSGREAFDYILTEAVDARSIGFGGSLSVVDLQVIDRLREMDKELLIHGLPGLSLEERVAIMRRQLTCDLFLTGTNALTLSGWLVNIDATGNRVASMFFGPRTVIVVAGRNKIVDGGVTEAIARVKEWASPPNARRLSYKTPCATTGFCSDCNSPDRICRITTVIDRNPRLTDLRVLVVNEDMGL
- a CDS encoding 4Fe-4S binding protein yields the protein MSNRYMQPLRIAIQLGFLVFMLYLGVRLYLFVQHFRTGGATPFVPRPDGVDGFLPISGLLGLKDWFAGGTINPVHPAAVVVFVTVVAVSLLLKRSFCSWICPVGTLSELLWKRGFTLFRRNLRPPRWLDVALRGLKYLLLAFFLYSILWVMPPPAVKAFIFMDDHLIADVKLLNFFLHLSGIPLVVILVLLVLSLPVRNPFCRYLCPYGALLGLVSLLSPVKVTRERTVCVSCGVCTQVCPAYIPVMAKERVHSEECIGCWRCVSHCRAQGALSMKLTGRRVAVSGTVFAVLVVVIFVGGSVAGRATGHWKSQIPYAEYMRLLGP
- the ttcA gene encoding tRNA 2-thiocytidine(32) synthetase TtcA; protein product: MEFIDNIRYKKIKNAVGRAVADFGLIRDGDRIAVAVSGGKDSYTLLHILEGLRRRAPVKYELVAVTIDSGYPGFRSDVIASYLREQGFAHHLETTDHYDIIREKRRPGSSYCSICARLKRGVLYTLAQKLGCNKLALGHHLDDFVETLLLNQFFVGTLKAMAPRMLADNGETTVIRPLVYVEEREIIPFARENRFPVVCCSCPVCGTADLQRRRMKKLLTELEKENPAVKRSLLRALGNVQPRYLLDLELQRLCDVP
- the priA gene encoding replication restart helicase PriA, with translation MSSFPVNERQTVIVHVAVPLPLDAPFSYRVPAPLAPAAAVGRRLLVPFGRRKVTGYVLEVADDDGRELRDVLEFLDDGPLFTPGELALYRWASSYYLHPLGEVIKAALPAGINVQSRRGAGLDEGELTGGRSVKTERVYRAVAEVPDTVPPPGKASELLAHLAEREEESASELRRLFGECSVQLRRLRELGFVEMAEREIYRDPFRMEAVGHDRPLELNERQSAALVRLRAALDAGRFTPFLLRGVTGSGKTEVYLQAIAHCLEQGRSALVLVPEIALTPQLVSRFRRRFRCGVAVLHSGLSDGERFDEWRRIRRGEAAIVIGARSAIFAPLADLGMIVVDEEHEGSYKQGEGFRYNARDMALVRGKMAGACVVLGTATPQVTTWYAVAGGKLECLDLPERVNGLPLPSAEIIDVRGARGHVLHPRLAAEVEANLARGEQTLLFLNRRGFSTWLTCEECGHVLRCPNCQVTLTYHQGRNRHICHYCDYAVPAPSMCPGCGCGRIIHLGLGTEQVEAYVREHFPHARVDRMDRDTTARRGGHARILRKVAERQTDILIGTQMVAKGHDFPGITLVGILSVESTLNIPDYRSAERTFQLVTQLIGRAGRGDDPGRVLIQSLNPDHYALAHAVAGDMDGFYGAELAFRQETGYPPFAHLAALCLSGTAASAVERTSELLAARLRELRRDGGGRVEILGPAPAPLAKLRGRFRRQILLKAAGRTALHRLVCRARESFQPQAGVRLLVDIDPVDLM
- the def gene encoding peptide deformylase; amino-acid sequence: MVRTILTYPDPVLKKKAVPVTIINDATRELVRDMAETMYDAQGVGLAAPQIGVSQRVIVIDVSQRDERPELIVCINPVIIHGEGESYEEEGCLSVPKYSANVHRHERVVVKSLNLEGEEVVHRAEGLLAIAFQHEIDHLDGVLFVDHLSALKKEMFKKKYRRMTEEE
- the fmt gene encoding methionyl-tRNA formyltransferase yields the protein MAGLRIIFMGTPEFACPTLRKLIERGEEVIAVVTQPDRPKGRGQKLVPPPVKALAQEHDIPVLQPLKVRTPESVDEIRRLAPDLIVVVAFGQILPQSLLDIPKHGCINIHASLLPRYRGAAPLNWCLINGETETGITTMMMDAGLDTGDMLVKRAIPIGPDEDAQSLHDRLSQLGAETIDETLDLLLAGKLVREKQDDSLTCYAPMLKKEDGLVDWTREPVQVKNQVRGFTPWPGAYTFLDGKTLKLYRVAVAGETGEPGEILRVGREGILVGCGSGSILIQELQLEGRKRLPTAEFLAGFRLEPGTRLGEAGSVEH